In Deinococcus psychrotolerans, the genomic window CTAGGCTGTGCTGCTCGATCCTGACCTGATTTTCGGCGGCTTTGCGCCCCTTGTTGCGAACCACCCGGTAGGTTTGCCCGCCGCTCTCGAAGGTCAGGCTGACGGTAAACGACTTCTCGCCAGTGGAAATCAGCGCGTCCAGCCCGGTCTGGCCGAGGCGGTCGGTTTCACCGTAGAGGGCGTAGGTAATGGCGTCGAGCAGACTGCTCTTGCCGCTGCCGGTGGCTCCCTGAATGGCGAAGAGTTGCAGGTCAGTGAAATCGACCTCCACCTGATCGCGGAACGGCATGAAGCCCTGAACGCTGAGCTGAAGAGGTTTCATATCCCGTCCCCAGCCGCTTCACGCACCGCTGTATCGGTTTCTTTGAAGACCCGCCGCAGGGCGTCCGGCAACTCGCCGCGCCGCTCTTGGTGATAGCGCTCGTAAAGCTGCTCAATGCTCAAGCCCTCGCGGCTCGCCGCCTGCACCGTCGCCTCATCCTTGACGGCTTCCAGCTCCACCCCCAGCGCATTGGGGAATTGCCGCAGCACCCGGTCTTTGAGTCCGGGCAAAGCGGTTCCAGCGGGCGCACGCACCACCACTTTCAGCAGGCCGTCAAAGCCTTTCACAGCGCTGAGGCGGGCATCCAATGTTTCCAGATCGGCCCGAATGGTTCTCAGCTCCTTGCCGCTGACGAGCGGAATAGGGTGGACTTTGGCAGGCCGCCCCGCTTCGACTTCCACCAGATTGACCTGTTTTTTCTCGCCACCCTCCCCAAAATCGAGCTGGATAATGCTGCCCGAGTAGCAGGCCAGCGGGGACGCGCCGAGTTCCTGCGGCTTGTGGACGTGGCCCAGCGCCACATACTGCGCCGCCGCCGGAAGCTGGAGCGGCGAGACGGTATAAGCGTTGGTCAAATCGAACTGCATTCCCCTATCCGAGCCGCTGGCCACCGCGCCGTCGAGGGTGGCGTGCAGCATCAGCATGTTGACCGCTCCCGCTTCAAAGCCCGCCGCCAGCTGACCCAGAAAGAACTTCATGCCCTCACGGTACTTTTGCCGCCACAAGCCGACCTCGGCCCCCATCACGTCAGCGGCTTTGACCAATCGGCGCTCGGAGAGGTAGGGGAGTGCGCCCACCACCAATTTCTCGCCGCTTCTGGTTTCCACCGTGCGGATCATCTGGCGCGGATCGTGGCTGGGCTGGGCCACCACCTGCACGCCCACCCAGCCGAGCAGCCCGCTGAGGCCTGAGAGCCGCGAGGCGCTGTCGTGGTTTCCGGCGATCACGATGCTGGGAATACCTGCGTCGCGCAGCGCCAGAAAAAAAGCGAAGATGGCCGCTTCAGCGTCGGCGGGCGGGTTGACCGTATCGAAGAGGTCGCCCGCCACCAGCACGGCATCAACCTTCTCGCTGCGGGCCAACCCCACAATTTCATTCAGGGCGTCGCGGATTTCGGGGGTGCGGTCATAGCCGCGCAAAGTGCGCCCAGCGTGGAAGTCGGCGGTGTGAAGTACGCGCATACCGAAAAAGCTAGCACGGCAGACCTTGACAAAAGGAAACAAGAGTGCGGGTGGCAGCGCTTACGCGGCGTGTAGGCATACAGAGACCGAGCAAAAGTTCAGGAGCCAATGGGAGAGAGGAACTGACCCAACTCTTTCCCCAACCCATTCCAAATTGAGCTTGGGTGAAGTGGCCTGAAGTCTTAAGCAAGAGATGAAGTGTTTTTGGGTCAAGATTGACCTCCGCTAAACATCAAATGAAGCCCTCTGAGGCAAATCGCTCTATTTGTGCCCCACTTCTGCGGCTAAACTCGGCAAGTCTAGAAAGGCTCAGCAATTTGGACAACACCGCTTTCTTGTCTTCATCAACAGCCAATTTTTGGTTGATGGAAACCCAATGTGGACTGAATTGCACTTCGGTCATCTTTACACAGGTTTTCACAAGTGAATTGAGATTTATAAATCAATTTGGGGGCTTGCCAGCTTCGTTCGGCAAGTCATTGGGAGAAAAACTGTGGAAGAAAACGCGGCAAAAATGGCACGGCAGGGCGACTTGATTTGTTTGGCCCACCTCAGATGGGATTTCGTCTTTCAGCGCCCGCAGCATTTGATGGGTCAGGCGGCGCGTGACCGGCGGGTGTATTACGTGGAGCCGCCCCTTTTCGGGGAGTGGGACAGCTCACTGGAGATCCGCTCTACCGAATACGGGGTCACGGTCGTTGTGCCGCGCTTGCTGGAAGGCTTAGACGCTGCTGCCTCACAGGCCCGCACGGCGGCCATGCTCAATGAACTGGCCCTCAGCGAAGCGTGGCACGAGTACACCTTATGGGTTTACACCCCGATGGAAATGCCGCTGGTCACCGCGCTTGATCCCAGCTTGGTGATTTACGACTGCATGGACGAGCTGGCCAATTTCCGCTTCGCGCCGCCGGAGTTGCGCCCCCGCGAGCAGCAGCTTTTGGCGCGGGCCGATCTGGTCTTTACCGGCGGCCACCGCCTCTGGGAAGCCAAACGCGAGCAGCACCCACACGCCTACCCGTTTCCCTCCAGCGTGGACAAGGCCCACTTTGCCCGCGCCCGCCGCGAGCTGCCCGATCCCGCCGATCAAGCCGACTTGAACCGCCCCCGCTTGGGCTTTTACGGCGTGATCGACGAGCGCTTCGACACCGCCCTGCTCGCCGAGTTGGCCGAGCGCCGCCCCGAGTGGCAATTCGTGTTGCTGGGGCCAGTTGTCAAAATTCAGGAAGGCGATTTGCCCCGCGCCGCCAACCTGCACTACTTGGGCATGAAAAGCTACGCCGAGTTGCCTCAGTATCTGGCGCACTGGGACGTGGCGCTGCTGCTGTTTGCCCGCAACGCGTCCACCGAGTTCATCTCGCCGACCAAGACGCCGGAATACCTGGCGGCGGGCGTGCCGGTGGTGTCGACTGAAATCCGCGACGTGGTGCGGCCCTACGGTGAGCAAGATCTAGTGCGAATTGCCAACCGCGCCGACGACTTCGAGGCGGCCTGTGAAGCCGCTCTTGCCGAACGCCACCAGCCGGAAGGCCATGACCGGCAAGCCCGTGCCGACGCTTATTTGGCCGGGCTGTCGTGGTCGCAGACTTGGGCCGAGATGGAGACACGGATGAATGAAGCGAGAGGCCGTAAGGCTACAAAAACTGAGGCCGCAGATGACTGAGCTGCCCTTAATGTCCAGCGGCTTCGATTACCTGATCGTGGGGGCGGGCTTTGCCGGGTCGGTGCTGGCCGAGCGGCTGGCCTCAGAAGGCAAGTCGGTGTTGATCGTGGACAAAAGGGCGCACATCGGCGGCAACGCTTACGACCGCTACGACGACGCGGGCGTTTTGATTCACCCCTACGGCCCGCACATCTTCCATACCAACAGCCGTGAGGTCTTTGATTACCTCTCGCGCTTCACCGAGTGGCGGCCCTACCAGCACCGGGTCAAGGCCAGCGTGGACGGGCAACTACTTCCCATTCCGATCAACCTCGATACCGTCAACCAGCTGTACGGCCTGAGCCTGACTGCCTTTCAGGTCGAAGAGTTCTTCGCCTCGGTGGCCGAACCCGCCGAGAAGATTCGCACCAGCGAGGACGTGGTGGTCAGCAAGGTCGGGCGCGACCTCTACAACAAGTTCTTTAGGGGCTACACCCGCAAGCAGTGGGGCCTAGACCCCTCCGAACTTGACGCCTCGGTGACGGCCCGCGTGCCGACCCGCACCAACCGCGACGACCGCTATTTTGCCGACACCTATCAGGTGATGCCGCTGCACGGCTATACCCGGATGTTTGAGCGGATGCTGGCCCACCCCAACATCAAGGTGATGACCAACACCGATTACCGCGAGATTGCCGACTTCGTGCCGTTCGCTCAGATGATCTACACCGGCCCAGTGGACGCCTACTTCGACTACCGCTTCGGCAAATTGCCTTACCGCAGCTTGGAATTTGTTCACGAGACGCACGCGCAGGAGCAAATGCTGCCGGTGGGGACGGTCAACTATCCCAACGACTACGCCTACACCCGCGTCAGCGAGTTCAAGCACATCACTGGGCAATCTCACGCCCAGACCAGCGTGGTCTACGAACTGCCCCGCGCCGAGGGTGATCCGTATTATCCGGTGCCGAGGCCCGAGAACGCTCTCCTGTACAAGAAATACGAGGTACTAGCCCAGGCGACGCCGAACGTGATGTTCGTGGGGCGGCTGGCGACTTACAAGTACTACAACATGGATCAGGTGGTTGCTCAGGCACTGACGGCACACCGCAAGCTCAGCAGAGTGAAGGTACTGGAAGAAACGCTGGCTTAACAGCAACGTAAAAAACCGGCCACTCCCAGATCAGGGAATGGCCGGTTTTTTACGTGTTCAGAGGTCTAGAACTTGATCACGTACTGGGCGAAACCGTCGTCCTGCATTTTTTGCAAGGTGGCGTTGGCGGGCAGGAATTTCTGGGCGTTGGGGCCGGTGGCGTAAAGCAGGCTCACGCCCGGCAGCGGCGTCAGTTTCCAGTTGTTGTCGGCGGTGGGGTTGACGGTCTTCTGCGCCTGGAAGTACTGGACGAGGGCTTCACGGGTTTCGTCGGGAGCCTGCAAGATGATGTTCTTGCCGTCGAGGCCGGGGAAGTTACCACCGCCAGAAGCGCGGTAGTTGTTGGTGGCGACCACGAACTGCGCGGCGGGGTCAATCGGCTTGCCCCCGAACATCAGCTCCTTGATGCGGTGAGCGCCGGGATTGGCCAGCTTGCCGCCCACGTCGTAGCGGCTGGGCTGGCTGACGTCGATCTGGTAGGTCACGCCGTCGATGACATCGAAGTTATAGGTGGGAAAGCTGGTCTCGACGAGGTCTTGCGGCGCGGTGTTCTTGGGATCGATCTGCTTGAATTGGGCCGCTGAGCGCTCCAGCCACTCCTGCACCTGTGCTCCCGTGACCAGCACGGCCTGCACCGTGTTGGGATAAACATACAGATCGGCCACGTTCTTGATCGCCAGCGTGCCCGCCGGAATATCGGTGTAGTAGCTCGCTCCGGCGCGTCCGCCCGCTTTGAAGGGAGCCGCCGCCGACAGCACTGGTAAGTCGGCGTACTTGCCGCCCGCCAAAGCCGCCTTGACGTAGGCGATCTGGGCACTGGCGACGAGCTGCACGCTGGGGTCGTCTTGCACCAGCGCCCAGTACGAGTTGATGGGGGCTGAGAGGTCGGCCACCTTGCCGCGCACATAAGCCAGCGTGCCTTCGTTGGCCGCCTTGACCGCCAGAGCGATGCGCGGGTCGGGTTTGACCAGATTGACTTTGGCCACCTTGTCCCAGATCGGGCGCAGCGCCGACTGGGTATCCTGAACCTTCCAGACGCCCGCCACTTTTTGCAATTTGAGGTCAATGATGCCCAGATCGTTGCCCCAGAATCCGGCCATCACGACGGCTTTGCCATTAATGGTGCCCTTGGTGATGTCCGCGCCGGGAATATCCTTGTAGACCGGCCCCGGAAATTCCTGGTGGCTGTGGCCGCTGAGCACCACGTCGATACCGCCGACTTTGGTGAGTTCGGTGGCCGCATTTTCCTGCCCCGGCACGTAGTCGGCGTTGATGCCGCTGTGGGCAATCGCGATGATGATGTCGGCCCCCTGAGCTTTCATCATTGGCACGAATTTTTTGGCCGTCTCCACGATGTCGCGGGTCGTGACCTTACCGTCGAGGTTGGTCTTGTCCCACTGCATGATCTGCGGCGGCAGCAAGCCGATCACCCCCACGTTGAGCACCTGCGGGCGGCCCTGAGCGTCATACACGATCTTGCGCTGAATCAGGTAGGGCGTAAAGGCGTTCTTGTCGTTGTCGGGGTTGTTGTCGCCGTCATCGATGTAGACGTTGGCGTTGACCATCGGCATGGGAGCCGCCGCCATCACCTGCTGGAGGAAGGGAAGGCCGTAATTGAATTCGTGGTTGCCGAGGTTGCCCGCGTCGTAGCCGAGCAGCTTCATGGCCGCGTGCATCGGGTGCATTTCGCCGGGCTTGAGCGGATCGACGCGGGCCACGTAATCGCCCAGCGGATTGCCCTGAATAAGGTCGCCGTTGTCGTAGAGCAGCGTGTTGCGCTTTTCTTTCTTGGCATTTTCGATCAGCGTGGCGGTGTACTCGAAGCCGAACTCGCCAGTGGGCTTGTCCTGGTAGTAGTCGTAGCCGAGCGCGGAGGTGTGCAGATCGGTGGTTTCCAGAATCCGCAGCTCGACAGTGGGCGTGGGATCGACGTTCTGGGCGCTGGCAAGGCTGCCGAGGGCCAGAGTAAGAAGAACTAAGGGTTTCATCCTCCCCGTTATACTCCCGTAATGGTCAGCTTGGCGTAAGATACTTGGCCTGCTAAGCAAAAAAACGCGCCCCCAGCTTTCACCGGGGGACACACGCTTACTGAAGTTTGAAACTGGCGCTCAGTCCGCCGCCTGCCCTTCCGCCGGATACACTTCGATGATCCCCGCCGCGCCCATGCCGCCGCCGATGCACATGGTGATCAGCGCTTTGCCGCCGCCGCGCCGCCGCAGTTCGTGAATGGCGGTGGTGGTCAGCTTGGCCCCCGAGCAGCCGAGCGGGTGGCCCAGCGCAATCGCCCCGCCGTTGACGTTGGTGATCTCCTCGTTGATGCCCAGCGTGCGAATGACAGCCAGACTCTGGGCCGCGAACGCTTCGTTGAGTTCGATCAGGTCCATGTCCGCCAGGGTCAGCCCGTTTTGCTTCAAGACCTTCGGCACGGCCTCGACTGGCCCGATGCCCATCACTTCCGGCCCAACGCCCGCCACCGTGAAGCCGATGAACTTGGCCAGCGGCTTCAGGCCCAGCTCGTCGGCCTTCTCTCGGCTCATCAGCAGCAGCGCCGAGGCTCCGTCCGAGAAGGGCGAAGCGTTGCCCGCCGTCACCGAGCCGCCCATCTTGAAGGCGGGGCGCAGCTTGGCGAGGCCCTCCAAGGTGGTGTCGCGGCGAATCAGTTCGTCGTCGGCGTACATCACGGTTTCGGAAGTGATCTTTGTTCCCTTGACCTTGTCTACGCGCACCGGCACCGGCACGATCTCGTCTTTGAATTTGCCCGCGTCCTGCGCGGCGGCGGCCCGCTGGTGGCTGCGCACCGCGAAGGCGTCCTGATCTTCCTTGCTGACGTTGTACTGGGCGGCCACGTTCTCAGCGGTCAGGCCCATGTTGATGTAGGCTTCCGGGCGCTTGTCGACGAGGCTCAGGTTGGGGCTGGGGTTGTGGCCGCTCATCGGCACCATGCTCATGCTCTCCACGCCGCCCGCCAAGATCACGTCGAAGTGTCCGGCCTGAATAGCCGCCGCCGCCATCGCCACCGTTTGCAGGCCCGATGAGCAAAAGCGGTTGACGGTCACGCCGCCCACCGAATCGGGAAATCCAGCTTGCAGCGCGGCGAGGCGGGCAATGTTGAGCCCTTGTTCGGCCTCGGGAATGGCGCAACCGAAGATCACGTCCTCCACGATGGCGGGATCAACGCCGACGCGGGCCAGCGCTTCTTTCATGACCAGCGCGGCCAGATCGTCGGGGCGGGTGTTAGCGAGGGTGCCTTTAACGCCGCGCCCAACGGCGGTGCGGACGGCGGAAACGATCACGGCTTCACGCGCAGGATTGGCAGTGGGGTTAGACATTGGGATTCTCCTTTTGAGAAGGGGTATTTATTTCAGAGTGTTGAGCTTCAAGCGGCCCCAGCATCCGGCTGAGATACTGGCGCAGGCGGCGCTCGTAATTCTCTATATCCATATTCCAGTTTCGGAGGTGTTCTGCGCCTTCCACCCGCACGTACTCGATCAAATCGGGCCGGGCCTCGAACAGGCGGTCGAGCTGCGAAACGGGCACGGTGTCGTCGGCGCTGCCATGAAAGATCAGCATGTGGCGGTCATAGACGTGGGCGTGGCTGAGGTGATCGACCGCGTCGAAATCCTGGCCGCTCTTGAGGGTGGTCAGCTTCTCCACGATGGGCGCAAGGAACACCGGAAGCCGCAGCCGGACGGCAAAATGCTTGATCAGTTCGCGCCACTCTAGGGCGGGCGAATCGAGCACCACCGCGTTGACATACTGGGCCAGTTTGCTGCGCCGCATGAACGCCAGCGTGATGCTGCCGCCCATGCTCAGGCCCATCAATACAATCCGCTTGGCTCCGTGGTCGCGGGCATATTGCACCGCCACTTCCAGGTCTTCCCACTCCTCGGCGCTGAGCCGGTAGACGCCCTGCGGCGTGCGGCCCGCACCGTGCGCGTTGCGGTAAGTGACCACCAAGCTGCTCAGGCCAAAGTCGTGATAGGTCGGCAAAAAGCGCAGGGCGTCTTGGCGCAGGCCCTGATAGCCGTGCATGATGATGACCCAGTCTTGCTGGGGGTTGGCCCCGATTGCGCCTTCCTTGCCCGGCACGAACCAGGCCGGAAGCGGGCCGTGCTCGCCGCTGAGCACCAGATTGTCGAAGATCAGCCCGCGCCCCGCTGGGTTGCCGAGGCCCACCGAACTGGGCCGCACCGCCAAACCCGGCCTGAGGTACTGTCCTCCGCGCAGCAGGGGCCGCTTGACCCACTTGGAGCCGCCCTCCACCACTGGCCCCAGCAGCGAGCCGCCGTCCTCAGCGTCCCAGTCGAGTGTGACGGCCCCGGCGCGGGCAGTGGCGTAATTGCGGGTGAGCTGAATCATCGTCTCGTGGTTCTCGCGCGATACGGCCAGCACGCGGGTCTTGTAAACGGGCCGCTTGACAGGCCGCGCCCGCACCAGACCGTCGGCAAAGTACCAGCCGGTGCCGAGTGTGGCCGCCGCGCCGAGGCCCACGCCCAGCAGCACGCGGGCGAAGACGGGGAAGGAAGATTTGGGGGTGGGGGTCATGGGGAAGTATCTCCAAAGTGGACAGAGGTGTGAACCGACGCCGTTTTAGTTCCGCAGCGGCTTGCCGGTCTTGAGCATGTGTGCGATCCGGTCTTGCGTGCCCTTCTTCCCGGCCAGCGTCAAAAAGGCCTCACGTTCCAGGTCAAGGAGTTGCTGCTCAGTTACGCGGGCTTGACGATTGTTGGTCGCGCCGCCTGCCAAAATGTTGGCCAGTTGCAGCGACACTTCGCGGTCATACTTGCTGGCATAGCCGCCTTCCACCAAACCGTAGAGGGCGCTCTTGATCGCGCCAATCGCCGCTTCACCCATCACCGGAATGTCCATCCGCATGGCGGGCTGCACGTAGCCGGGAGCGAGTTCCAGCACCTTGCGCTTGGCCTCGGCCAGCAAGTTGTCGCGGTTCATCACCGTTTCGTCGCTCTTGCGCAGGAAACCGAGTTTGCGAGCGTCCTGAGCGCTGGTGCTGACTTTGGCGGTGCCGATCAGCTCAAAGGCGCGTTGCACGGCGGGGAGGAGCGGCTGACCCGGCAAGGTTTGGTCAGTGAAGCGCAGCAGCATTTCTTTGGTGCCGCCGCCGCCGGGAATCAGGCCCACGCCGACTTCGACGAGGCCCATGTACGTTTCGGCGCTGGCGGTCACGGCGTCGGCGTGCAGGGCCATCTCGGTGCCGCCGCCCAGCGTGAGGTTAAAGGGAGCCACCACGACGGGATGCGGCGAGAATCTCAGGCTGGTCGTGGCCTGCTGAAACAGCTTGATGGCCGCGTCGAGTTCGTCCCACTCCTCGTCCTGGGCCTGCGACAAAATCAGCGGCAAATTCGCGCCCGCACTGAAGTTCTCGCCCTGATTGCCGACAACCAGTCCGGCGTAGCCCATCTCCTGCACGGTTTTGTGCGCCGTGCCGATCATCCGAATGGCGTCCTCACCCAGCGCATTCATCTTGGAGTGGAATTCGAGCAGCAGCACGCCGTCACCCAGGTCAACCAAGCTCGCGCCACCGGTCTTCTTGACGACCTTGCTGGCGTCTTTTTTGAGGTCGCTGA contains:
- a CDS encoding thiolase family protein, with amino-acid sequence MSNPTANPAREAVIVSAVRTAVGRGVKGTLANTRPDDLAALVMKEALARVGVDPAIVEDVIFGCAIPEAEQGLNIARLAALQAGFPDSVGGVTVNRFCSSGLQTVAMAAAAIQAGHFDVILAGGVESMSMVPMSGHNPSPNLSLVDKRPEAYINMGLTAENVAAQYNVSKEDQDAFAVRSHQRAAAAQDAGKFKDEIVPVPVRVDKVKGTKITSETVMYADDELIRRDTTLEGLAKLRPAFKMGGSVTAGNASPFSDGASALLLMSREKADELGLKPLAKFIGFTVAGVGPEVMGIGPVEAVPKVLKQNGLTLADMDLIELNEAFAAQSLAVIRTLGINEEITNVNGGAIALGHPLGCSGAKLTTTAIHELRRRGGGKALITMCIGGGMGAAGIIEVYPAEGQAAD
- a CDS encoding metallophosphoesterase family protein, with product MRVLHTADFHAGRTLRGYDRTPEIRDALNEIVGLARSEKVDAVLVAGDLFDTVNPPADAEAAIFAFFLALRDAGIPSIVIAGNHDSASRLSGLSGLLGWVGVQVVAQPSHDPRQMIRTVETRSGEKLVVGALPYLSERRLVKAADVMGAEVGLWRQKYREGMKFFLGQLAAGFEAGAVNMLMLHATLDGAVASGSDRGMQFDLTNAYTVSPLQLPAAAQYVALGHVHKPQELGASPLACYSGSIIQLDFGEGGEKKQVNLVEVEAGRPAKVHPIPLVSGKELRTIRADLETLDARLSAVKGFDGLLKVVVRAPAGTALPGLKDRVLRQFPNALGVELEAVKDEATVQAASREGLSIEQLYERYHQERRGELPDALRRVFKETDTAVREAAGDGI
- a CDS encoding glycosyltransferase family protein: MARQGDLICLAHLRWDFVFQRPQHLMGQAARDRRVYYVEPPLFGEWDSSLEIRSTEYGVTVVVPRLLEGLDAAASQARTAAMLNELALSEAWHEYTLWVYTPMEMPLVTALDPSLVIYDCMDELANFRFAPPELRPREQQLLARADLVFTGGHRLWEAKREQHPHAYPFPSSVDKAHFARARRELPDPADQADLNRPRLGFYGVIDERFDTALLAELAERRPEWQFVLLGPVVKIQEGDLPRAANLHYLGMKSYAELPQYLAHWDVALLLFARNASTEFISPTKTPEYLAAGVPVVSTEIRDVVRPYGEQDLVRIANRADDFEAACEAALAERHQPEGHDRQARADAYLAGLSWSQTWAEMETRMNEARGRKATKTEAADD
- the cpdB gene encoding 2',3'-cyclic-nucleotide 2'-phosphodiesterase; its protein translation is MKPLVLLTLALGSLASAQNVDPTPTVELRILETTDLHTSALGYDYYQDKPTGEFGFEYTATLIENAKKEKRNTLLYDNGDLIQGNPLGDYVARVDPLKPGEMHPMHAAMKLLGYDAGNLGNHEFNYGLPFLQQVMAAAPMPMVNANVYIDDGDNNPDNDKNAFTPYLIQRKIVYDAQGRPQVLNVGVIGLLPPQIMQWDKTNLDGKVTTRDIVETAKKFVPMMKAQGADIIIAIAHSGINADYVPGQENAATELTKVGGIDVVLSGHSHQEFPGPVYKDIPGADITKGTINGKAVVMAGFWGNDLGIIDLKLQKVAGVWKVQDTQSALRPIWDKVAKVNLVKPDPRIALAVKAANEGTLAYVRGKVADLSAPINSYWALVQDDPSVQLVASAQIAYVKAALAGGKYADLPVLSAAAPFKAGGRAGASYYTDIPAGTLAIKNVADLYVYPNTVQAVLVTGAQVQEWLERSAAQFKQIDPKNTAPQDLVETSFPTYNFDVIDGVTYQIDVSQPSRYDVGGKLANPGAHRIKELMFGGKPIDPAAQFVVATNNYRASGGGNFPGLDGKNIILQAPDETREALVQYFQAQKTVNPTADNNWKLTPLPGVSLLYATGPNAQKFLPANATLQKMQDDGFAQYVIKF
- a CDS encoding alpha/beta hydrolase gives rise to the protein MTPTPKSSFPVFARVLLGVGLGAAATLGTGWYFADGLVRARPVKRPVYKTRVLAVSRENHETMIQLTRNYATARAGAVTLDWDAEDGGSLLGPVVEGGSKWVKRPLLRGGQYLRPGLAVRPSSVGLGNPAGRGLIFDNLVLSGEHGPLPAWFVPGKEGAIGANPQQDWVIIMHGYQGLRQDALRFLPTYHDFGLSSLVVTYRNAHGAGRTPQGVYRLSAEEWEDLEVAVQYARDHGAKRIVLMGLSMGGSITLAFMRRSKLAQYVNAVVLDSPALEWRELIKHFAVRLRLPVFLAPIVEKLTTLKSGQDFDAVDHLSHAHVYDRHMLIFHGSADDTVPVSQLDRLFEARPDLIEYVRVEGAEHLRNWNMDIENYERRLRQYLSRMLGPLEAQHSEINTPSQKENPNV
- the glf gene encoding UDP-galactopyranose mutase, with protein sequence MTELPLMSSGFDYLIVGAGFAGSVLAERLASEGKSVLIVDKRAHIGGNAYDRYDDAGVLIHPYGPHIFHTNSREVFDYLSRFTEWRPYQHRVKASVDGQLLPIPINLDTVNQLYGLSLTAFQVEEFFASVAEPAEKIRTSEDVVVSKVGRDLYNKFFRGYTRKQWGLDPSELDASVTARVPTRTNRDDRYFADTYQVMPLHGYTRMFERMLAHPNIKVMTNTDYREIADFVPFAQMIYTGPVDAYFDYRFGKLPYRSLEFVHETHAQEQMLPVGTVNYPNDYAYTRVSEFKHITGQSHAQTSVVYELPRAEGDPYYPVPRPENALLYKKYEVLAQATPNVMFVGRLATYKYYNMDQVVAQALTAHRKLSRVKVLEETLA